The following are encoded together in the Zingiber officinale cultivar Zhangliang chromosome 8A, Zo_v1.1, whole genome shotgun sequence genome:
- the LOC122011874 gene encoding zinc finger CCCH domain-containing protein 2-like, with protein MASSEPMRLRPSVRIPLLWSYSDDVVSLQRFLPCNGSGCADSCGADQFRMYEFKVRRCGRGRAHDWTECPFAHPGEKARRRDPRRYHYSGAPCPDFRRGGGCRRGDACDLAHGVFETWLHPARYRTQACKDGAACRRRVCFFAHSPDQLRIVLTPGKGSASPKSTLVSPLSELASGMSKLKLSKAKSLPPSRGRGDATFAAAQQWEAPAGRWRQSFNILDEWKQQEDEASASAASLPDLGWVSELVKD; from the coding sequence ATGGCTTCCAGCGAACCAATGCGCCTCCGACCCAGCGTCCGCATTCCTCTTCTTTGGTCCTACTCCGACGACGTCGTGTCGCTCCAGAGGTTCCTGCCCTGCAACGGCAGCGGCTGTGCAGATTCGTGCGGCGCCGACCAGTTTCGGATGTACGAGTTCAAGGTGCGGCGGTGCGGCCGAGGGCGGGCGCACGACTGGACGGAGTGTCCGTTCGCGCACCCGGGAGAGAAGGCGCGGCGGCGCGACCCGCGGCGGTACCACTACTCCGGCGCGCCCTGCCCCGACTTCCGCCGCGGCGGCGGGTGCCGCCGCGGCGACGCCTGCGACCTCGCCCACGGGGTGTTCGAGACGTGGCTCCACCCGGCGCGCTACCGGACGCAAGCGTGCAAGGACGGCGCCGCCTGCCGTCGGCGGGTGTGCTTCTTCGCTCATTCCCCTGACCAGCTGCGCATCGTTCTCACGCCGGGAAAGGGGAGCGCGTCCCCGAAGTCGACGCTGGTGTCCCCTCTGTCGGAGCTGGCGTCGGGGATGAGCAAGCTGAAGCTGAGCAAGGCGAAGTCGTTGCCGCCGTCGAGAGGGAGAGGAGACGCCACGTTTGCGGCGGCGCAGCAGTGGGAAGCTCCAGCAGGGCGGTGGCGGCAGAGCTTTAATATTCTCGACGAATGGAAGCAGCAGGAGGATGAAGCGTCGGCGTCGGCCGCGTCGCTGCCGGACTTGGGGTGGGTGTCAGAGTTGGTGAAGGATTAA
- the LOC122008907 gene encoding 60S ribosomal protein L27-3-like, which yields MVKFLKPNKAVIILQGRFAGRKAVIVRAFDDGTRERAYGHCLVAGIAKYPKKVIRKDSAKKTAKKSRVKPFLKLVNYNHIMPTRYTLDVDLKDIVTLDALQTRDKKVAASKEAKARFEERFKTGKNRWFFTKLRF from the coding sequence ATGGTGAAGTTTCTGAAGCCCAACAAGGCTGTCATCATCCTGCAGGGACGCTTCGCCGGGCGGAAGGCCGTGATCGTTCGGGCCTTCGACGACGGCACTCGGGAGCGAGCCTACGGCCACTGCCTGGTGGCCGGCATCGCCAAGTACCCCAAAAAGGTCATCCGCAAGGACTCCGCGAAGAAGACGGCCAAGAAGTCGCGGGTGAAGCCGTTCCTGAAGCTGGTGAACTACAACCACATCATGCCCACACGCTACACCCTCGACGTGGATCTGAAGGACATTGTCACCCTCGACGCGCTCCAGACCCGGGACAAGAAGGTCGCTGCTTCCAAGGAGGCCAAGGCCCGCTTCGAGGAGCGATTCAAGACCGGAAAGAACAGATGGTTCTTCACCAAGCTCAGGTTTTAA
- the LOC122008908 gene encoding 60S ribosomal protein L18a-like protein, whose translation MEQGKSHDYTDRGGDYNLLGDENPQLTKFDKRLPCFGCGIGWSCLLLGCLCPLIWYCAAILYLCKYYDKDPRERSGLAACAIAALVCTILASIVVAIIFL comes from the exons ATGGAGCAAG GGAAATCTCATGATTATACGGACCGTGGTGGAGACTAcaatttgttaggagatgaaaaTCCTCAACTGACAAAATTTGACAAGCGTCTTCCATGCTTTGGCTGTGGAATAGGGTGGTCATG TTTGCTATTGGGATGTTTGTGCCCATTGATATGGTACTGTgctgcaattctctacttgtgcAAATACTACGACAAGGATCCCCGTGAGCGAAGTGGGCTTGCTGCTTGTGCAATAGCG GCATTGGTCTGTACAATTCTAGCCTCCATTGTGGTGGCTATCATTTTTCTCTAG